From Woronichinia naegeliana WA131, the proteins below share one genomic window:
- a CDS encoding 4a-hydroxytetrahydrobiopterin dehydratase, giving the protein MAVPPCLSNQELNLALESLMGWQVVNGKLHRQLQFQSFVEAFGFMSSIAISAEAMGHHPEWSNVYNRVTIDLTTHDAGGITALDLELARKINAIAP; this is encoded by the coding sequence ATGGCTGTTCCCCCCTGTCTATCCAACCAGGAACTTAACCTTGCCTTAGAATCTTTGATGGGTTGGCAAGTCGTCAATGGCAAACTGCATCGTCAACTTCAATTTCAATCCTTTGTAGAAGCTTTTGGTTTTATGTCTAGTATTGCGATCTCGGCGGAAGCGATGGGGCATCATCCTGAATGGTCTAATGTCTATAACCGTGTCACCATCGATCTCACCACCCATGATGCCGGAGGAATTACCGCCCTAGATCTGGAACTGGCACGCAAAATTAATGCGATCGCTCCCTGA
- the cysS gene encoding cysteine--tRNA ligase has product MTLSLYNTLTRQKQTFVPLEAGKVKMYCCGITVYDYCHLGHARTCITWDVVRRYLEWLGYAVQYIQNFTDIDDKILNRAKQEGSTMEAVSERFIAAYFEDMEQLQVKPATAYPRATHSLDGIKRLVAELEQQGYAYPAAGDVYYSVRHFSDYGKLSGRKLEDMQAGASGRVTDPEEAKKKDPFDFALWKAAKPGEPAWDSPWGEGRPGWHIECSAMVRDYLGPTIDLHVGGSDLIFPHHENEIAQSEAATGQPLANYWLHNGMVRVEGEKMSKSLGNFTTIRELLAQIDPMAVRLFVLQGHYRKPLDFTQEALQAATNGWQTLREGLAFGYSYGSRFGWDLDFSPLTPLANDWTQRFEAAVNDDFNFAEGLAILFELAKDLRKEGNILVHQGQTETDPVQLRLPWQTLVTLAGVLGLASAPISEESVTENNLNDQEIEQFIQQRMIARKNKDFAESDRLRDQLKELGITLIDQPGGVTKWHR; this is encoded by the coding sequence ATGACCCTGAGCCTGTACAACACCCTAACCCGTCAAAAACAAACCTTTGTTCCCCTAGAAGCGGGAAAGGTGAAGATGTATTGCTGTGGGATTACCGTCTATGACTATTGTCATTTGGGTCATGCCCGTACCTGTATTACCTGGGATGTGGTTAGACGCTACCTAGAATGGCTCGGTTATGCCGTGCAATATATCCAAAACTTTACCGATATTGACGATAAAATCCTCAATCGGGCTAAACAGGAAGGCTCGACAATGGAGGCGGTTTCGGAACGCTTTATTGCCGCCTATTTTGAGGATATGGAACAGTTACAGGTCAAACCAGCCACCGCCTATCCCCGTGCGACCCACAGCCTAGATGGGATTAAACGACTGGTTGCTGAATTGGAACAGCAGGGTTATGCCTATCCAGCCGCAGGAGATGTCTATTATTCAGTACGCCATTTTTCCGACTACGGTAAACTATCGGGGCGCAAATTAGAGGATATGCAGGCCGGAGCCAGTGGTCGAGTCACCGATCCCGAAGAAGCCAAGAAAAAAGATCCCTTTGACTTTGCCCTTTGGAAAGCGGCTAAACCTGGCGAACCGGCTTGGGATTCCCCCTGGGGAGAAGGGCGGCCCGGCTGGCACATTGAATGTTCGGCAATGGTACGAGACTATTTAGGCCCCACCATTGATCTCCATGTTGGAGGCAGTGATTTGATTTTTCCCCACCATGAAAATGAAATTGCCCAATCCGAAGCCGCTACAGGTCAGCCTTTAGCAAATTATTGGTTACACAATGGCATGGTCAGGGTGGAGGGTGAAAAAATGTCTAAATCCCTGGGGAACTTCACCACCATTCGGGAGCTACTGGCCCAAATTGACCCGATGGCTGTGCGTTTATTTGTGCTGCAAGGTCATTACCGCAAGCCCTTAGACTTTACCCAGGAAGCCTTACAAGCGGCGACGAATGGTTGGCAGACTTTACGAGAAGGTTTGGCCTTTGGATATAGTTACGGGTCAAGATTTGGCTGGGATTTAGACTTTTCCCCTTTAACCCCCCTCGCCAATGATTGGACGCAACGTTTTGAAGCAGCCGTTAATGATGATTTTAATTTTGCGGAAGGGTTAGCCATTCTCTTTGAACTCGCAAAAGACTTGCGGAAAGAGGGCAATATCCTTGTCCATCAAGGTCAGACGGAAACTGATCCAGTGCAATTGCGACTACCTTGGCAAACCTTAGTTACTCTCGCTGGAGTCTTGGGATTAGCGAGCGCGCCTATTAGTGAGGAATCCGTTACCGAAAATAACCTGAATGACCAAGAGATTGAGCAATTCATTCAACAACGCATGATCGCCCGAAAAAATAAAGACTTTGCAGAAAGCGATCGCCTACGAGATCAACTTAAGGAGCTAGGCATTACCCTCATTGATCAGCCTGGCGGTGTCACCAAATGGCATCGTTAA
- a CDS encoding GUN4 domain-containing protein: MSDLTSPDPINPSNLSDPSQQWAVLSEQVATLTQRVTSLEEKLLLVPDIERYSRLQQFLSSGHFQEADLETNQVILETVAMKRDDLAPEILSKFPCNVLQVIDRLWRTYSQDRFGFSIQLEIYEKGGGNLDSLRTQDRKIMASFAREVGWMVDGQVRFDVYDQWDFSLNAPRGCFPAIWWKSPYGLKMVTFFFMRLFECNI, translated from the coding sequence ATGTCCGATCTCACCAGTCCAGACCCTATCAATCCGTCAAATCTCTCTGATCCTAGTCAACAATGGGCTGTCCTCTCCGAGCAGGTAGCAACCTTGACCCAACGAGTAACCAGTTTGGAAGAAAAACTACTCTTAGTTCCAGACATTGAGCGTTACAGTCGGCTCCAGCAATTCCTGAGTTCAGGACATTTTCAAGAGGCCGATCTAGAAACAAACCAAGTAATTCTGGAAACCGTTGCCATGAAAAGAGATGATCTGGCTCCCGAAATCCTATCAAAGTTTCCCTGCAATGTTCTACAAGTGATTGATCGTCTGTGGCGTACCTATAGCCAAGATCGTTTTGGATTTAGCATACAACTTGAAATTTATGAAAAGGGGGGGGGCAACTTAGATAGCCTCAGAACCCAAGATAGAAAAATTATGGCAAGTTTCGCTAGAGAAGTCGGTTGGATGGTAGATGGCCAGGTTCGTTTTGATGTCTATGATCAATGGGATTTTTCTCTAAACGCTCCTCGCGGTTGTTTTCCAGCGATCTGGTGGAAATCTCCCTATGGTCTCAAGATGGTCACTTTTTTCTTTATGCGTCTTTTTGAATGCAATATCTAG
- a CDS encoding DUF29 domain-containing protein, protein MEDTVSKLKKHDFENLDIKNLIEEVEALGISQKKELISRLMILLEHLLKRLYVDSPYDYNAWERTIRNQRAEIDLLISQVPSLQSRWEISFNDAWQRALLKVKKEYQKVSFPEECPFEQTIETILNEDIWGN, encoded by the coding sequence GTGGAAGATACCGTTAGTAAATTAAAAAAACATGATTTTGAAAACTTGGATATTAAAAATTTAATTGAGGAGGTTGAAGCCTTGGGGATTTCTCAAAAAAAGGAATTAATTTCTCGTTTAATGATTTTACTTGAACATTTATTAAAACGTCTTTATGTAGATTCTCCCTATGATTACAATGCTTGGGAAAGAACAATTCGTAATCAACGAGCCGAAATTGATTTGTTGATTAGTCAAGTACCAAGTCTTCAATCTCGATGGGAAATCAGTTTTAATGATGCCTGGCAACGAGCTTTATTAAAAGTAAAAAAAGAATATCAAAAAGTTTCTTTTCCAGAAGAATGTCCATTTGAGCAAACAATTGAAACAATTCTAAATGAAGATATATGGGGAAATTAG
- the surE gene encoding 5'/3'-nucleotidase SurE, translating into MTLNPPLKLLISNDDGIFAQGVRTLANTLAAAGHQVLVVCPDRERSAAGHGLTLHQPIRASQVEGFFHPQVTAWSCSGTPADCVKFALAAVVEERPDFVLSGINHGANLGTDVIYSGTVSAAMEGLIEGIPSIAISLASFAFQDFQPAANFAQSLLSQLVANPLPQSTLLSVNVPPLPQAEIAGVMLTRQGIRRYIETFEKRLDPRGKSYYWLAGEIAKDIEQPDHFHLSASIPTDVQALQLGYITLTPLQYNLTDVNAFHVLAESDWLTV; encoded by the coding sequence ATGACTCTAAATCCTCCTCTCAAACTATTAATTAGTAACGATGACGGTATTTTTGCCCAAGGAGTCCGTACTCTAGCCAATACCCTGGCTGCTGCGGGTCATCAGGTGCTGGTGGTTTGTCCCGATCGCGAACGATCGGCGGCTGGCCATGGTCTAACCTTGCATCAACCCATTCGAGCCAGTCAGGTGGAAGGTTTTTTTCATCCCCAGGTAACGGCCTGGTCTTGTTCGGGAACGCCTGCTGATTGTGTCAAATTCGCCCTGGCTGCTGTGGTGGAAGAACGCCCCGATTTTGTCCTCTCCGGCATTAATCATGGAGCCAACCTCGGAACAGACGTTATTTACTCAGGAACCGTGTCTGCTGCGATGGAGGGACTGATTGAAGGAATTCCAAGTATCGCCATTAGTTTAGCCAGCTTTGCCTTCCAGGATTTTCAACCGGCTGCCAATTTTGCCCAGAGTCTTCTCTCTCAACTGGTGGCTAATCCCCTCCCCCAATCGACGCTTCTCAGTGTCAACGTGCCTCCCTTGCCCCAAGCAGAAATTGCGGGCGTGATGCTAACTCGTCAGGGAATACGACGTTATATTGAAACCTTTGAAAAACGCTTGGATCCCAGAGGTAAAAGCTACTACTGGTTAGCCGGAGAAATTGCCAAGGATATTGAACAGCCGGATCACTTTCATCTCTCCGCTAGTATTCCGACCGATGTACAGGCCCTTCAGTTAGGTTATATTACTTTGACCCCTTTACAATACAACCTCACAGATGTCAATGCTTTTCATGTTTTGGCGGAGTCTGACTGGTTAACAGTGTAA
- a CDS encoding histone deacetylase, translated as MVPVVYHPHYVAPLPPGHRFPMLKFQLLYELLLKDQVISLDSCFTPAIASSAILQLVHTPDYVEGYCKGTLDAKAQRRIGLPWSPELVRRTCTAVGGTILTAQLALEMGLACNTAGGTHHAFPSYGSGFCIFNDLAIAVRVLQHQGLVERVLIVDLDVHQGDGTAWIFRDDPQVFTFSMHCEVNFPTRKQTSDLDIPLPEGLDDDGYLQILAQYLPDLLTQVKPDLVLYDAGVDPHIGDRLGKLALTDMGLYRRERQVLSTCLAGGYPVACVIGGGYAEDLTALVYRHSLLHRAARDVMAGKAFKPTF; from the coding sequence ATGGTTCCTGTTGTTTACCATCCCCACTATGTCGCACCCTTGCCGCCTGGTCATCGCTTTCCAATGCTTAAATTTCAGCTATTGTACGAGTTACTGCTGAAAGATCAGGTGATTAGCCTCGATTCCTGTTTTACGCCGGCGATCGCCTCATCGGCCATATTGCAATTAGTCCATACTCCCGACTATGTTGAAGGCTATTGCAAGGGAACATTAGATGCCAAGGCCCAACGTCGGATTGGATTACCCTGGAGTCCTGAATTAGTGCGACGTACTTGTACTGCCGTGGGAGGAACGATTTTAACAGCCCAGTTGGCCCTCGAAATGGGTCTAGCTTGTAATACCGCCGGGGGAACCCATCATGCTTTTCCCAGCTACGGTTCAGGATTTTGCATTTTTAACGACCTGGCGATCGCTGTGCGCGTTTTACAGCATCAGGGGCTTGTGGAGCGAGTACTAATCGTGGATTTAGATGTTCATCAGGGCGATGGGACAGCCTGGATCTTTCGGGATGATCCCCAGGTATTTACCTTCTCTATGCACTGTGAAGTGAATTTTCCTACCCGTAAACAGACCAGTGATCTCGATATTCCTCTGCCGGAAGGCTTGGATGATGACGGTTATCTGCAAATTTTGGCCCAATATTTACCCGATCTCCTCACCCAGGTTAAACCGGATTTGGTGCTTTATGATGCCGGGGTTGATCCTCATATCGGTGATCGTCTCGGTAAACTCGCACTTACGGATATGGGTCTATATCGACGAGAACGACAAGTCCTAAGTACCTGTCTTGCCGGTGGATATCCTGTTGCCTGCGTAATTGGGGGGGGTTATGCCGAAGATTTAACGGCCTTAGTTTATCGTCATTCCCTTTTACATCGAGCCGCTAGAGATGTCATGGCGGGGAAAGCCTTCAAGCCGACATTTTAG
- a CDS encoding glycosyltransferase family 4 protein, translating into MNMTAAVFYKRDSYNTQEKRLLGRQSAGEGFLKAFVQYSQADSIYCYTDTQAEFHEFCQRVQPWIVGTRQGVWIPRDNPATLAVPGNLYHPDPRLSKLAWQRRFTDQKAYSLCGITHTIASIGVMEAIGDLLIAPIQPWDALICTSQSVKTAVLHILDHWAEYLAQRTGGKPNIDIQLPIIPLGIDLNAFSPANSQPNARQNLRQRLNIPSEEIVVLFVGRLCFYAKAHPVPMYLALEKAAQITNQKIHLIQAGWFEDEREEKGFQESAKSFCPTVNCIFVDGRQLDIRRDIWHTADIFISLVDNIQETFGLTPLEAMAAGLPVIVSDWDGYKESVRHEIDGFRIPSLSPSPPLGFGIAAAYLTGKINYSTYIAESSMATIVDINATAQALVTLITNPQLRKKMGENGQQRIKEIYDWQRIIPQYEELWQTLKEIRNSAIISVPLQPDSPPYPLCDDPFRVFAHYPTTPLKNEMVLELGDLGNAQGLAMISQHWVTNFGADKRLSPQIIQTILEVIQAAKGESIANLHQHHPDIHYFQLIFTLAYLIKFNILQINKLNILQINH; encoded by the coding sequence ATGAATATGACAGCCGCAGTTTTCTATAAACGAGATAGTTACAATACCCAAGAAAAAAGATTGTTAGGTCGCCAATCAGCAGGGGAAGGATTTCTGAAAGCGTTTGTTCAATATAGCCAAGCTGATTCCATTTATTGTTATACCGATACCCAGGCTGAGTTTCACGAATTTTGTCAACGGGTTCAACCGTGGATAGTCGGGACTCGTCAAGGGGTATGGATTCCCAGAGATAATCCGGCAACGCTTGCTGTGCCAGGTAATCTATATCATCCCGATCCTAGACTTTCCAAACTCGCCTGGCAAAGAAGATTTACTGACCAAAAGGCCTATAGTTTATGTGGCATCACTCATACCATTGCCAGTATTGGAGTCATGGAGGCGATCGGTGATTTGCTCATTGCTCCCATACAACCCTGGGATGCTTTAATCTGTACATCTCAATCTGTCAAGACTGCTGTATTACATATTTTGGATCATTGGGCTGAATATCTGGCTCAACGAACGGGGGGAAAACCTAATATTGATATTCAACTGCCGATTATTCCTTTAGGGATAGATTTGAATGCTTTTTCTCCCGCCAATAGTCAGCCGAATGCCCGTCAAAATTTACGTCAACGCTTAAATATTCCTTCAGAAGAGATTGTTGTTTTATTTGTGGGTCGCTTATGTTTTTACGCTAAAGCGCATCCTGTACCAATGTATCTTGCTTTAGAAAAAGCTGCCCAAATTACCAATCAAAAAATCCATCTTATTCAAGCGGGTTGGTTTGAAGATGAAAGGGAAGAGAAAGGATTTCAAGAAAGCGCGAAGAGTTTTTGTCCCACTGTTAACTGTATTTTTGTTGATGGCCGTCAACTAGACATCCGTCGAGACATTTGGCATACTGCTGATATTTTTATTTCCTTAGTTGATAATATTCAAGAAACCTTTGGGTTAACGCCGCTAGAAGCGATGGCTGCTGGTTTACCCGTTATTGTTTCGGATTGGGACGGCTATAAGGAATCTGTACGTCATGAGATTGACGGCTTTAGAATTCCCTCTCTGTCTCCGTCTCCCCCGTTAGGGTTCGGGATTGCGGCGGCCTATTTAACCGGAAAAATCAATTACAGTACCTATATTGCTGAATCTTCCATGGCAACCATTGTCGATATTAATGCTACGGCTCAGGCCTTAGTTACATTAATTACTAATCCCCAACTGAGGAAAAAAATGGGAGAAAATGGTCAGCAACGGATCAAAGAAATCTATGATTGGCAAAGAATTATCCCCCAATATGAAGAACTCTGGCAAACCCTAAAAGAGATTCGTAACTCCGCGATAATATCAGTTCCTCTACAACCCGATAGCCCTCCCTATCCCCTCTGTGATGACCCTTTCCGTGTCTTTGCCCATTATCCAACAACACCATTAAAGAATGAAATGGTATTAGAGTTGGGTGATTTAGGCAATGCTCAAGGATTGGCAATGATTAGTCAACATTGGGTAACAAATTTCGGAGCGGATAAACGATTGTCACCTCAAATTATCCAGACTATTTTAGAAGTCATTCAAGCCGCCAAGGGAGAAAGTATTGCTAATCTCCATCAACATCATCCCGATATTCATTATTTTCAACTTATTTTTACCTTAGCCTATTTGATAAAGTTTAATATACTCCAAATAAATAAATTAAATATACTCCAAATTAATCATTAA
- a CDS encoding DUF3727 domain-containing protein: MSSYLYNQENEPDEADSVTLFDEMGRTLDCYVENSLEVDDAAYLLLMPVDIPVIIIAWDEDSEEDDEEADAILLEDYEEIEQIFADAKAVLAELDLSLKYTAYTLTVSGELPPIEDDDILTLELESDDQPLEPEELQFLVSFYHEEQRYSIYTPLAPLLFLAKMNQDSKIELVSPEDDQMQHILEELLFEESE, from the coding sequence ATGTCTTCCTATCTCTATAACCAAGAAAATGAGCCGGATGAAGCAGATAGCGTTACCCTCTTTGATGAAATGGGACGAACGTTAGATTGCTATGTGGAGAATTCTCTTGAAGTCGATGATGCCGCCTATTTGTTACTGATGCCAGTAGATATTCCGGTGATAATCATTGCTTGGGATGAAGATTCGGAAGAAGACGATGAAGAAGCGGATGCCATTTTATTAGAAGACTACGAAGAAATTGAGCAGATTTTTGCTGACGCTAAAGCGGTTTTGGCTGAACTGGATTTAAGCCTTAAGTACACTGCCTATACGCTGACGGTCAGTGGGGAACTGCCTCCCATTGAAGATGATGATATTTTAACCCTAGAGTTAGAAAGTGATGATCAACCCTTAGAACCAGAAGAACTTCAGTTTTTGGTGAGTTTTTATCATGAAGAACAGCGTTATTCTATCTATACGCCCTTGGCTCCCCTGCTATTTTTAGCCAAGATGAATCAAGACAGCAAAATTGAATTGGTATCGCCGGAAGATGACCAGATGCAGCATATTTTAGAGGAGTTGTTATTCGAGGAAAGTGAGTGA